In a single window of the Litorilituus sediminis genome:
- a CDS encoding DUF6868 family protein, producing MNNLNEMTLFFGWCSLINIGILMLTTISLTLFRTSISKIHAKLMQVEEKTLPSLYFNYLANYKVLILVFNLVPYLVLKMMA from the coding sequence ATGAATAATCTTAACGAAATGACACTATTTTTTGGTTGGTGTAGCCTTATCAATATTGGTATTTTGATGCTTACCACTATCTCCCTTACTTTATTTCGCACTAGCATCAGCAAAATTCACGCAAAGCTGATGCAGGTTGAAGAAAAAACTTTACCTAGCTTATATTTCAACTACTTAGCAAACTATAAAGTGCTGATTTTAGTGTTTAATTTAGTGCCCTATCTGGTATTAAAAATGATGGCTTAA
- a CDS encoding redoxin domain-containing protein: protein MMSRMICAVVIIASLMTVFTAKSTNLPDELLTMPIKLDSGEVVSLKTYQGNKPVYLKFWATWCQPCMQQMPHFQHATEQFADDLQVIAINLGLNDTAKDVAKVKQEFSLTMKMATDSKGDLAKAFNLIGTPYHLLFDRQMNLVHIGHKADKVLDNKLALITQDKPLALLASNTLSTDTAALKLVKDDGHQAIFFSATWCDWYLESVRPAVAKQCVLAMSAINDLSRQFDVIAWQGLVSRLWTGSAELAAFTKKYQQNYAVKIDENNDYFHHFQVMDIPSLLIVKDGKEIYRFTDFSDKAKIVEQLTQLVSGSH, encoded by the coding sequence ATGATGTCACGAATGATTTGTGCAGTTGTTATTATCGCGAGCTTAATGACTGTTTTCACGGCGAAAAGCACTAATTTACCCGATGAGCTACTAACTATGCCGATTAAGTTAGACTCAGGTGAGGTGGTTAGTTTAAAAACATATCAAGGTAATAAGCCGGTATATCTGAAATTTTGGGCGACTTGGTGTCAACCTTGTATGCAGCAAATGCCTCATTTTCAACATGCTACCGAGCAGTTTGCTGATGATTTGCAAGTTATTGCCATTAACTTAGGTTTAAACGATACAGCTAAAGATGTTGCTAAGGTTAAGCAAGAGTTTTCCTTAACCATGAAGATGGCAACAGATAGCAAGGGTGATTTAGCAAAAGCCTTTAATTTAATTGGAACCCCATATCACCTGTTGTTTGATCGCCAAATGAACCTAGTGCATATAGGTCATAAGGCCGACAAGGTGCTAGATAATAAACTCGCTTTAATCACTCAAGATAAACCACTTGCATTATTAGCAAGTAATACGCTTTCAACTGATACTGCGGCGCTTAAACTAGTCAAAGATGATGGCCATCAGGCAATATTTTTTAGTGCGACTTGGTGTGATTGGTATTTAGAATCAGTACGCCCAGCAGTGGCTAAACAATGCGTACTGGCTATGAGTGCCATCAATGATTTATCAAGACAATTTGATGTCATTGCATGGCAAGGTTTAGTTTCTAGGTTATGGACAGGGAGTGCAGAGCTAGCGGCCTTTACAAAAAAATACCAGCAAAACTATGCTGTTAAAATTGATGAAAATAATGATTACTTTCATCATTTTCAGGTGATGGATATACCAAGCTTATTAATTGTCAAAGACGGCAAAGAAATTTATCGATTTACTGATTTTTCAGATAAGGCAAAGATTGTGGAGCAATTAACTCAGCTCGTATCAGGTAGCCATTAG
- a CDS encoding IS4 family transposase — translation MRFESELATAFSSCNTFHTFEKYAELLSPELIKQGFKQAGVATIRKRRLPLETVLWSIIGMALYRQKSVWDIATQMDIMLPDKKPLVAPSALVQARQRLGADAVKEVFKVMAQHGYESNQFETWAGLNLLAVDGVVWRVADTAENHKVFETQSNQHRENIYPQIRMVCHMEITSHQLINSVFSGYRTNEMKLAEGLIETTPDNTLTIFDKGYYSLGLLNRWHQAGEQRHWMIPARKDLNYDVIQSLGKNDKRIRLTTTPQARKKFNDLPEHIEARLVSKKIKGKEYRILTSMVDPIRFPSEEMVELYRYRWEIELGYREMKQSLLNSAYTLRSKRPDMIEQELWGLLLCYNLIRQGMTAAARKLNSTWPNQLSFTSCSMAITQFFATLPLSSPGNIPKHYEALLTQMTYFKLPERREERQYPRWVKAKPQRYPRNTKNANQLN, via the coding sequence ATGCGCTTTGAAAGTGAACTTGCTACAGCCTTTAGTTCTTGTAATACCTTCCACACCTTTGAGAAATACGCAGAGTTGCTCTCCCCTGAGTTGATTAAACAAGGCTTTAAACAAGCTGGCGTCGCCACAATTAGAAAAAGGCGCCTACCACTTGAAACCGTGCTTTGGTCAATTATCGGTATGGCACTATATCGTCAGAAGTCGGTTTGGGATATAGCCACTCAGATGGATATCATGTTGCCTGATAAAAAGCCATTAGTGGCACCAAGCGCACTGGTTCAAGCAAGACAAAGGTTAGGCGCAGATGCCGTTAAAGAAGTGTTTAAAGTGATGGCACAGCATGGTTATGAATCGAACCAGTTTGAAACATGGGCGGGCTTGAACCTGCTAGCCGTTGATGGTGTCGTATGGCGAGTCGCCGATACTGCTGAAAACCACAAAGTATTTGAAACGCAAAGTAACCAGCATAGAGAAAATATTTATCCTCAAATCCGTATGGTTTGTCACATGGAAATTACGAGCCACCAGCTAATCAACAGCGTATTTTCAGGTTACCGAACTAATGAAATGAAATTAGCAGAAGGGCTAATAGAAACGACACCAGATAATACATTAACTATCTTCGATAAAGGCTATTACTCGCTTGGTTTGCTCAATCGATGGCATCAAGCAGGAGAACAAAGACACTGGATGATACCAGCTCGTAAAGACTTAAATTACGATGTCATCCAGAGTTTGGGCAAGAATGATAAACGTATTCGGTTAACAACAACGCCTCAAGCTCGTAAAAAATTTAATGACCTACCAGAACATATTGAAGCCAGATTAGTGAGTAAAAAAATTAAAGGTAAAGAGTACCGTATTCTGACCTCAATGGTCGACCCAATACGCTTTCCAAGCGAAGAAATGGTTGAGTTATACCGGTATCGCTGGGAAATAGAATTAGGCTATCGAGAGATGAAACAATCGCTACTTAACAGCGCTTATACTTTAAGAAGCAAGCGACCAGATATGATTGAACAGGAGTTATGGGGACTCCTTCTGTGCTACAACTTGATAAGGCAAGGGATGACAGCGGCAGCAAGAAAGCTTAATAGCACTTGGCCTAATCAGCTTAGCTTCACGAGTTGCTCAATGGCAATTACTCAGTTCTTTGCCACATTGCCTCTGTCTAGCCCTGGCAATATTCCCAAACACTATGAAGCTTTACTGACACAAATGACTTATTTTAAATTACCAGAGCGGCGTGAAGAGAGGCAATACCCAAGGTGGGTTAAGGCAAAACCCCAAAGGTATCCAAGGAATACAAAAAATGCCAATCAGCTTAACTGA
- a CDS encoding TMEM143 family protein codes for MTTTDRFIPYKKQDIITMCAQELNGTVCDKSFQQFCQLLASVIHHDYHDLLESLKNDYAPFDPNADTRQLTAITETEKAKRQKGFANNFAKVLNAANFEQITEQDLQDALHEESLFKVRLEVEFDDFEQVVFYRRGESTKSETLRSFWGLRKQTINFTNYDRVAVFITFKDKQHFANKNKLPLGFEPGATIVKLFQNVPKADLEMLFPNSEVRMRPIDKIIIGGSALVGGIVVLVTKLGASILLLAALLAFWLGWRQETVEMTQQHFISFAIGMGVFGSFIFKEWSKFKNRKIKFMKALSDNLYFKNLDNNAGVFHTLIDSAEEEDFKEALLAYSFLLKNPEGLSAEELDKQVEAWFASQYQCHLDFEISDALDKLTKMKLVKQTEQGYQAVSLAKAKQTLDCYWDNIFTYNS; via the coding sequence ATGACGACAACTGACAGATTCATTCCCTATAAAAAACAAGATATTATCACCATGTGCGCGCAAGAACTAAACGGCACAGTTTGTGATAAATCCTTCCAGCAATTTTGTCAGCTATTAGCCAGCGTTATTCATCACGATTATCATGATTTACTTGAATCGTTAAAAAACGATTACGCGCCATTTGACCCCAACGCAGATACCAGACAGTTAACAGCAATCACAGAAACTGAGAAAGCGAAACGACAAAAAGGCTTTGCCAATAATTTTGCCAAAGTGCTAAACGCCGCTAATTTTGAGCAAATTACCGAACAAGATTTACAAGATGCCCTGCATGAAGAGTCACTCTTTAAAGTGCGCTTGGAAGTAGAGTTTGATGACTTTGAGCAAGTGGTGTTTTATCGTCGCGGTGAATCGACAAAATCAGAAACACTGCGCTCATTTTGGGGGTTAAGAAAGCAAACCATTAACTTCACTAATTATGATCGCGTTGCAGTATTTATCACTTTCAAAGATAAACAGCACTTTGCCAATAAAAACAAACTACCACTTGGCTTTGAGCCAGGCGCAACCATAGTAAAACTATTTCAAAACGTGCCGAAAGCAGATTTAGAAATGCTCTTTCCCAACAGTGAAGTACGCATGCGCCCGATAGATAAAATTATTATCGGTGGCTCTGCACTTGTTGGCGGCATCGTGGTATTAGTCACTAAATTAGGCGCATCGATATTACTGCTGGCAGCTTTACTGGCTTTTTGGCTTGGCTGGCGACAAGAAACCGTTGAAATGACCCAGCAGCACTTTATTTCTTTTGCCATTGGCATGGGGGTATTTGGCAGCTTTATTTTCAAAGAATGGAGCAAGTTTAAAAACCGAAAAATTAAATTTATGAAGGCTCTTTCCGATAACCTGTACTTTAAAAATTTAGATAACAATGCCGGCGTTTTTCATACCCTGATAGATTCTGCCGAAGAGGAAGATTTTAAAGAAGCGCTATTAGCTTACAGCTTTTTATTAAAAAATCCTGAAGGTTTAAGCGCTGAAGAACTCGATAAGCAAGTTGAAGCTTGGTTTGCTAGCCAATACCAATGCCATTTAGATTTTGAAATATCAGACGCGCTAGATAAATTAACTAAAATGAAGTTAGTTAAGCAAACTGAGCAAGGTTATCAGGCGGTTTCGCTTGCAAAAGCCAAACAAACATTAGATTGCTACTGGGATAACATTTTCACTTATAATTCATAA
- a CDS encoding DNA repair ATPase, with protein MTDKENVTNNAVAEGGSYELIQRRLSALGSDLNKQIKQLNEDRINTFGSTDMSVDARVRVRTEHNCVARDIAAIGDTLLFGYNVFLGLKRNITVADVFSLHQLKDNQGEIDIVDLPMAGSFLEHPDFVRDFDELYTYYKKTFLSHVYRQGSKVFAVFQIGERLDDIRVFRWGIDANNQVSYIDNRGERDIKQPENFDFEWQKVSREQQEQGKHPHFNLFDTLFVEAIGGSITLKVENNTEQGQGIYSEPVEDEHQSLDDADIHYAKVGELILLKIKPYREEQTRHLIFNCKTLQVLRQDAIEHACIQLPEDHGIIFPGGYYLQNGEHKSFEDNAEDLQLHRFVKSPNGEDFLYIFYEPNEGQYALFAYNLITRTLQNPIYGHGQSLYNNGRAVVFNAESEPSRVHAMQIWKTPFCSEEYASNQPSDNSFFGKIGNPELVRGISDLYSVVKLISVQTPSSQHFNDLVKESRQLFDKYHWLNDSELATLQDLIKQVVTTSELILDEFEKVASIKQASDATMQAAQQKLARVTKELKQPNFSTATQYVDSLTELAQFKGELISHKELRYVDISEIEAMAASLEQLNKDLSQATADFLQQDKSLAPYQQVITDLEAKISASDSISALKPVRTAIEELVAGLELLNHTMLSLEIEDSRQRTRILEDISSVFSQVNRVKASADIAAKSVGSEEARAEFGARFKLLGQSVTSGLNASDTPQACDQQLSQVLIQLEDLESQFSDYDEFYQEILAKRNEIYDNFEQHKQQLMDAQQRRCLNLMTAAERIIEGIVRRSQSFNEQDKLNSYFAGDPMIAKLRQIITQLRELDDNVRADDIEAQLKNAKEQGVRSLRDKTDIYSADGSLVKIGDHQFSVNRQKLELTLLPRDEQMVLHISGSEYFESLPADVFSGTEHLWQQELISESDNVYRGEYLAASILFSAEKAGKSALDKLKTALKENTLLDIVKKAAEPRYQEGYDKGVHDADAALILEQLLPLRESIGLLAYPAAERRLALCFYKESLDNDQQDDLLRRCHNLHLMTETFGDNQLRQQLTNELTKELTNYIDQQPWLACDACLAASYLLQELALAESKFIVKAQSITLAEQLTNQLKHKSLQQQISQALSACTSLEQKMQLHYAWLESYISHHELATHQDVLIEAASYLTFADNCQFYASEAKTDCLVTGLLGQHANITEQTLAINYQDFVSKLRQFSQQQVPAFKAFHQLKQTILTEQRERLKLAEFKPSALSSFVRNKLINDVYFPIIGANLAKQIGAAGNNKRSDLMGLLLLISPPGYGKTTLIEYVASKLGMTFVKINCPSIGHEQVSLDPAQANNSTAKNEIEKINLAFEMGNNVMLYLDDIQHTNPEFLQKFISLCDGSRKVDGVFNGQSKTYDMRGKKFAVIMAGNPYTESGEAFTIPDMLANRADIYNLGDTLSGREHEFSLSFIENSLTSNAYIAPLATRDMDDLYKLVSMADGEPIASTELKHGYSQAEINEIIAVIQRIRKIQQTVLVANEQYIASAAQDDKYRTEPPFKLQGSYRNMNKMAEKVVPVMTDEEIEQLIADHYRGEAQTLTVGAEENLLKLAELRGRQTPEQKARWQQIKDDFVRHQSLGDSDNPIANVASQISLLQKGLNHIGQALQQPQSDALATLNKTIENLKLEVNLDKNDHSDMEQTLALFSKSLESLLTPLISLLVSTKNADMEIIDTLKNLNVNSDNSSQSSESHIMKVSRELARERKNNSDELIAEE; from the coding sequence ATGACAGATAAGGAAAATGTCACCAATAACGCCGTTGCCGAAGGTGGTTCATATGAACTGATTCAACGCCGTTTATCCGCGTTAGGTAGTGATCTTAATAAGCAGATCAAGCAGTTAAATGAAGATCGTATAAACACCTTTGGCTCAACCGATATGAGCGTAGATGCACGGGTTAGAGTGCGCACTGAACATAACTGTGTCGCTAGAGATATTGCCGCCATTGGTGATACGTTATTGTTTGGCTACAACGTTTTTCTTGGCCTAAAGCGCAATATCACAGTGGCTGATGTTTTTAGCTTACACCAGCTAAAAGATAACCAAGGGGAAATCGACATTGTTGACTTGCCCATGGCGGGTAGCTTTCTTGAGCACCCAGATTTTGTCCGCGATTTTGACGAACTTTATACTTACTATAAAAAAACCTTTTTATCCCACGTTTACCGCCAAGGCAGTAAAGTTTTTGCCGTTTTTCAAATCGGTGAACGCCTTGATGATATTCGGGTATTTCGTTGGGGTATTGATGCTAATAACCAAGTGTCTTATATCGATAACCGCGGTGAGCGCGATATAAAACAACCAGAAAACTTTGATTTTGAGTGGCAAAAAGTTTCGCGAGAACAACAAGAACAAGGCAAACATCCACACTTTAATTTATTTGATACCTTATTTGTTGAAGCCATAGGTGGCTCAATTACCTTAAAAGTAGAAAATAATACGGAACAAGGCCAAGGTATTTACTCCGAACCAGTTGAAGATGAACATCAATCTCTTGATGATGCTGACATTCACTACGCAAAAGTTGGCGAATTAATTTTATTAAAAATTAAGCCTTATCGTGAAGAACAAACTCGCCATTTAATTTTCAATTGCAAAACTCTGCAGGTATTAAGGCAAGACGCTATTGAGCACGCTTGCATTCAACTACCTGAAGATCACGGCATTATTTTCCCTGGTGGCTATTATCTGCAAAATGGTGAACACAAAAGCTTTGAAGACAACGCGGAAGACCTGCAATTACATCGCTTTGTTAAATCACCTAATGGTGAAGACTTTCTCTATATTTTTTACGAACCAAACGAAGGCCAATACGCGCTCTTTGCCTACAACTTAATTACCCGTACTCTGCAAAACCCTATTTATGGTCATGGGCAAAGTTTATATAACAATGGCCGCGCCGTGGTGTTTAATGCCGAGTCTGAGCCATCACGCGTACACGCCATGCAAATTTGGAAAACGCCATTTTGCAGTGAAGAATACGCCAGTAACCAACCAAGCGATAACAGCTTCTTTGGTAAAATAGGTAACCCTGAGTTAGTCCGAGGCATCTCTGACTTATACAGTGTAGTTAAACTTATTTCGGTGCAAACACCGAGTAGCCAACACTTCAACGATCTCGTTAAAGAATCGCGACAATTATTCGATAAGTATCACTGGTTAAATGATAGCGAGCTGGCGACACTACAAGACTTGATTAAGCAAGTAGTAACCACCTCAGAGCTTATACTGGATGAATTTGAGAAAGTTGCCAGTATTAAGCAAGCCTCTGACGCGACTATGCAAGCTGCCCAGCAAAAGCTAGCGCGCGTAACAAAAGAGCTAAAACAGCCCAACTTCAGCACAGCAACACAATACGTTGATAGCCTAACGGAACTGGCACAATTTAAAGGTGAGCTAATCTCACACAAAGAGCTGCGTTATGTTGATATTAGTGAAATCGAGGCGATGGCAGCAAGCCTTGAACAGCTCAATAAAGACTTAAGCCAAGCCACTGCTGACTTTCTCCAACAAGACAAATCGTTAGCGCCATACCAACAAGTCATTACTGATCTTGAAGCTAAAATCAGCGCCAGTGATTCAATTTCTGCATTAAAACCTGTGCGCACCGCCATAGAAGAGCTGGTAGCCGGTTTAGAGCTGTTAAACCACACCATGTTGTCGTTAGAAATTGAAGACAGCCGACAAAGAACACGCATCTTAGAAGATATTTCTTCAGTATTTAGCCAAGTAAATCGCGTTAAAGCGAGCGCTGATATTGCCGCCAAAAGTGTCGGCAGTGAAGAAGCGCGTGCCGAATTTGGTGCCCGCTTTAAATTACTGGGCCAAAGTGTCACTAGTGGCCTAAACGCCAGTGATACTCCGCAAGCCTGTGATCAACAGCTATCGCAAGTGCTGATCCAACTGGAAGACTTAGAAAGCCAATTCAGTGACTATGACGAGTTCTATCAGGAAATACTAGCGAAAAGAAACGAAATATACGACAACTTTGAACAGCATAAGCAACAGCTTATGGATGCCCAGCAGCGCCGCTGTTTAAATTTAATGACCGCCGCCGAACGTATTATTGAAGGCATAGTTCGCAGAAGTCAGTCTTTTAATGAGCAAGACAAGCTCAATAGCTACTTTGCTGGCGACCCTATGATTGCCAAGTTAAGGCAAATCATTACTCAGCTGAGAGAGCTAGACGATAACGTTAGAGCGGATGATATCGAAGCTCAGCTAAAAAATGCTAAAGAACAAGGCGTGCGCTCACTACGCGATAAAACCGACATTTACTCTGCCGATGGCAGCCTAGTAAAAATAGGTGATCATCAATTTTCGGTGAACCGACAAAAATTAGAGTTAACCCTGCTGCCGCGCGATGAACAAATGGTGCTGCATATCAGCGGTAGTGAGTATTTTGAAAGCTTACCTGCTGATGTATTTTCCGGCACCGAACACTTGTGGCAACAAGAGTTAATTTCGGAGTCTGATAACGTTTATCGAGGCGAATACTTAGCGGCGAGTATTTTATTTTCTGCTGAAAAAGCGGGTAAGTCAGCACTCGATAAACTGAAAACTGCACTGAAAGAAAACACCTTACTCGATATTGTTAAAAAGGCGGCAGAGCCAAGATATCAAGAAGGCTATGATAAAGGTGTTCATGATGCTGATGCTGCACTCATTCTTGAACAGCTATTACCGCTAAGAGAATCTATCGGCTTACTGGCTTATCCTGCGGCGGAACGTCGCTTAGCGCTATGTTTCTATAAAGAGAGTTTAGATAATGACCAGCAAGATGATTTATTGCGCCGCTGTCATAACCTACATTTAATGACGGAAACCTTTGGTGATAACCAACTGCGCCAACAACTTACCAATGAATTAACGAAAGAGCTAACTAATTATATTGACCAGCAGCCTTGGTTAGCTTGTGATGCCTGCTTAGCAGCAAGTTATCTTTTACAAGAGCTAGCCTTAGCGGAAAGTAAATTTATCGTTAAGGCACAAAGTATTACCTTAGCCGAGCAGCTTACTAATCAATTAAAACACAAAAGCTTACAACAGCAGATAAGCCAAGCATTATCTGCCTGCACATCACTCGAACAAAAAATGCAATTGCACTATGCTTGGCTCGAGTCCTATATCTCGCATCATGAGTTAGCAACGCATCAAGATGTCTTGATAGAGGCAGCAAGCTACCTTACCTTTGCCGATAATTGTCAGTTTTATGCTTCCGAGGCGAAAACCGATTGTCTGGTTACAGGCTTATTGGGCCAACACGCAAATATTACAGAGCAAACGCTAGCTATCAACTACCAAGACTTTGTCAGCAAATTGCGTCAATTTAGTCAGCAGCAAGTCCCCGCTTTCAAAGCATTCCATCAACTCAAACAAACCATCTTAACTGAGCAAAGAGAGCGGTTAAAATTAGCAGAATTTAAGCCAAGCGCATTATCATCTTTTGTTCGTAACAAGCTGATAAATGACGTCTACTTCCCTATTATTGGCGCTAACCTCGCTAAACAGATTGGTGCAGCAGGTAACAATAAGCGCTCTGATTTAATGGGTCTTTTATTACTTATTTCACCGCCGGGCTATGGTAAAACCACCTTAATTGAATACGTTGCCAGCAAACTAGGTATGACCTTTGTTAAAATTAATTGCCCTTCCATTGGTCATGAACAAGTGTCGCTAGATCCAGCACAAGCCAATAATTCAACGGCTAAAAATGAAATTGAAAAAATCAATTTAGCTTTTGAAATGGGCAACAATGTTATGCTTTATCTTGATGATATTCAGCACACTAACCCAGAGTTCTTACAAAAGTTCATCTCCCTTTGTGACGGCTCACGTAAAGTTGACGGTGTCTTTAATGGGCAAAGTAAAACCTATGATATGCGCGGTAAAAAGTTTGCCGTTATTATGGCAGGTAACCCCTACACGGAGTCAGGCGAAGCTTTCACTATTCCAGATATGCTTGCCAACCGCGCCGATATCTACAACCTAGGTGATACCTTAAGTGGTCGCGAGCATGAATTCTCTTTAAGCTTTATTGAAAACAGCTTAACCAGTAACGCTTATATCGCGCCGCTGGCAACCCGAGATATGGATGACTTATATAAGCTAGTCAGTATGGCTGATGGTGAGCCTATTGCCTCAACTGAACTAAAACATGGTTATTCGCAAGCAGAAATCAACGAAATCATTGCCGTTATTCAGCGTATTCGTAAGATTCAGCAAACAGTGTTAGTCGCCAATGAGCAATATATTGCCTCAGCAGCACAAGATGATAAATACCGTACTGAGCCGCCATTTAAGCTGCAAGGTAGTTATCGCAATATGAACAAGATGGCTGAAAAAGTTGTGCCTGTGATGACAGATGAAGAGATTGAGCAATTAATTGCCGATCACTATCGTGGTGAAGCGCAGACCTTAACTGTTGGCGCTGAAGAAAATCTACTTAAACTAGCGGAGCTAAGAGGCAGACAAACCCCAGAGCAAAAGGCACGTTGGCAGCAAATTAAAGACGATTTTGTTCGCCATCAAAGCTTAGGTGACAGTGATAATCCTATCGCCAATGTAGCTAGCCAAATATCGCTATTACAGAAAGGTTTAAATCACATTGGCCAAGCGTTACAACAGCCGCAATCTGATGCCCTTGCAACCCTGAATAAAACCATTGAAAACTTAAAGCTTGAAGTTAATCTGGATAAAAATGATCACTCAGATATGGAGCAAACCTTAGCGCTATTTTCTAAGAGTTTAGAATCATTATTAACTCCGCTAATTTCATTACTAGTGAGCACTAAAAATGCTGATATGGAAATTATCGACACATTGAAAAACCTCAACGTGAATAGTGACAATAGCAGCCAAAGTAGCGAGTCTCATATTATGAAAGTCAGCAGAGAGTTAGCTCGGGAAAGAAAAAATAACTCTGATGAGTTAATTGCTGAAGAGTAG
- a CDS encoding OB-fold-containig protein, with protein MEQMLTVASQFPTLIYSVLLGIVVVYWLVGLLGLIDLDFAGDSDIDVSGDADADISVGGLTGLLLTFGLTGVPFTLVISIIILICWLISIYLQFYILDWLPDGILYYLAGLASTVVIFFISLPITGVAIRPLKGMFASTEAASSDHLVGKDATIATSTVNETFGQARVFNEGAELLLDVRCDPEHTLNKGDKVLVIKYLPDSHTYIVAPYSL; from the coding sequence ATGGAACAAATGTTAACGGTCGCCAGCCAATTTCCCACTTTAATTTATTCGGTTTTACTTGGCATTGTTGTTGTTTACTGGCTAGTAGGTTTATTAGGACTTATTGATTTAGACTTTGCTGGCGATAGCGATATTGATGTCAGTGGCGACGCTGACGCAGATATTTCTGTTGGCGGACTAACAGGCCTACTGCTTACCTTTGGCTTAACGGGTGTGCCTTTTACCTTAGTGATCAGCATTATCATATTAATTTGCTGGTTGATTAGTATCTATTTACAGTTTTATATCTTAGATTGGCTGCCAGATGGCATTCTTTACTACTTAGCAGGTCTCGCCAGTACGGTAGTGATCTTTTTTATCTCTTTACCAATAACCGGTGTAGCAATTCGCCCGCTAAAAGGTATGTTTGCCAGCACAGAAGCCGCTAGCAGTGATCACCTTGTCGGTAAAGATGCCACCATAGCTACCAGTACAGTAAATGAAACCTTTGGCCAAGCACGGGTATTTAATGAGGGCGCAGAATTATTATTAGATGTACGTTGCGATCCGGAACACACCTTAAATAAAGGCGATAAGGTTTTGGTTATCAAATATTTACCCGATAGCCACACTTATATCGTTGCTCCCTATTCACTTTAA
- a CDS encoding LysR family transcriptional regulator: MDKIRSLGLFMSVVESGSFAATAKKHATDPSTVSKAIKRLEQQLGLQLFHRSTRKLSLTTAGEKYAKTVGSLYQQIEHAEEDIKAENNSASGKLKINLPISYGRNYVMPMLCEFSKRYPDIHLDISFNDEYIDMIDEAIDVSIRSGTLSDSRLVAQKLTPMEFIICASKALIANRDIKVTQQSLSRFPWLQFRFKQTGKIMPIHFNFQGKALQVSPQKTTIVDDGESMMELCSAGLGLTLMPHFTAKKFVLNGNVDVIAKVDDFANSGIFIVYPKRENLPKRTQLLINFIKDSLKNMGESPENTWLTTIVLANGLPNNNNT; this comes from the coding sequence ATGGACAAAATAAGAAGCCTAGGCTTGTTTATGTCGGTGGTGGAATCAGGTAGTTTTGCCGCAACAGCAAAAAAGCATGCCACAGACCCTTCAACGGTCAGTAAAGCCATTAAACGCTTAGAGCAACAACTAGGTTTGCAGTTATTTCATCGCTCCACGCGCAAATTAAGCCTGACAACTGCCGGAGAAAAGTATGCCAAAACCGTTGGCAGCTTGTACCAACAAATTGAACATGCTGAAGAAGATATAAAAGCAGAAAACAATAGCGCTAGCGGCAAGTTAAAAATCAACTTGCCTATCTCTTATGGGCGAAATTATGTCATGCCTATGCTGTGCGAGTTTTCTAAACGCTACCCTGATATTCACTTAGATATCAGTTTTAATGATGAATACATTGACATGATTGATGAGGCAATCGATGTCTCTATTCGCAGTGGTACTTTATCCGATAGTAGGCTAGTTGCCCAAAAACTTACACCGATGGAATTTATCATTTGTGCCAGTAAAGCATTAATCGCTAATCGTGATATTAAAGTGACACAGCAAAGCTTATCTAGATTTCCTTGGCTACAATTTAGGTTCAAACAAACAGGTAAAATCATGCCAATCCATTTCAATTTTCAAGGCAAAGCTTTACAGGTTTCACCGCAAAAAACGACTATCGTTGATGATGGCGAAAGCATGATGGAATTATGTAGTGCCGGCCTTGGTTTAACCTTAATGCCGCATTTTACAGCGAAAAAGTTTGTCTTAAACGGCAATGTTGATGTAATTGCCAAAGTGGATGATTTTGCCAATTCCGGAATTTTTATTGTCTATCCCAAACGAGAAAATTTACCGAAAAGAACCCAGTTGTTGATAAACTTTATTAAAGACAGCCTTAAGAATATGGGTGAATCGCCTGAAAATACTTGGCTAACCACAATAGTATTAGCGAATGGCTTGCCGAATAACAACAATACTTAA
- a CDS encoding PAS domain-containing protein, translating into MFKEDPLDFIENSNIGIHAVSPDGIIKYANKHELNILGYSEEEYVGHHVSEFQFDKTCLQDMMTRLARFEPFTNFPAMVYGKNGIKYILYNSSVYEEHGKFIHTRCFGNEISEQVYLASVLEYKKSLAIR; encoded by the coding sequence GTGTTTAAAGAAGATCCATTAGATTTTATTGAAAACTCTAATATTGGTATTCATGCGGTATCTCCCGACGGTATTATCAAATATGCCAATAAACATGAATTAAATATATTAGGCTACAGTGAAGAAGAGTATGTCGGTCACCATGTCTCGGAGTTTCAGTTTGATAAAACTTGCCTTCAAGATATGATGACGCGCTTGGCAAGGTTTGAGCCGTTTACTAACTTCCCTGCCATGGTATATGGCAAAAACGGCATTAAATATATCCTCTATAATTCAAGCGTTTATGAAGAGCATGGTAAGTTTATTCATACCCGGTGTTTTGGTAATGAAATATCTGAACAAGTTTACTTAGCTTCGGTACTTGAATATAAAAAGTCGCTGGCTATTCGGTAG